The nucleotide sequence aataaaacacaaGAGTTTTAAATGGAAAATTCATGATGAGGATATTATTGATCTTTGTGGGGATCTATTTATGCCATATAGAACGCTGTTCATGTTTATTCTTTGGAGGATGTCAGATACAAATATGGACGTTGTGATCAAGAACGAAAAGGACTTCGTTTCAAGATAGTAGTGCAaccaaataaaaaaatcacCCAGCGGGTTACTGACGAGCATTATGATAATTATTTACAGGACATTAAATTgtattttatatataagagATCATTTTAGTTACGATAATAAATAAGAAGTAAAAACTTACAAAAAAGGCGGTCTCCAATTATATCTACTTGGTAAGCTTAGAAGCTTCTGAGAGAATCTTGGAGCCTGccttttgttgttgagtgTAAAGACCCGCAGTCAGGATCTTTATTGCGGCTCTTGGCTTTCTCAATTGAGAGGCGAACACAAGAGCACCGGTCAACAAAGCAAGCGCACCGGCTTGATGAGCAGATGCAAGTGGGATTGGCACTAGGTATATCAAAGTACTGATACCCAAAGCTGCCTGCAATGTGACAAGACCCATTAAGGCATGGCCAGTGTGTACGACATTCTTTGGAATGATTGCCTTGTTTTTGTTGCAGTACATGTGGAATGCAAATACGGTGAAGAAAGTGGTAATTGCAAGGATTCTATGGTTCAATTGAACAGTAGCTGGATTCTCCAACATGTTTCTCCAGACCAAATCCGActtgtcttcttttcttgcaAAGTTTTCATCCATCAATTCACGCTTACTTGGAGTCCAATCCTCGCCCATCTTTGGGAAAGTGTTGTAGATCAAACCAGCATCCAACCCGGCAACCAAACCACCGGACATTGCGGTGACGAAAGTCAAAGCAAGTAGACCGAAAGCGCTTCTTCTCAAAGGTGTCAACATAGGGTTATCCAACTTAGAGAACAAAACTAGAGCCTCAGATGGCTTCTTTACCCATTTGGCTTCTCTCAAAATTTCGAGACCAGTCCACATCATACCCATGTAAAGCAGGAAAGCAGTCCCCAAGTGAGTAGTCAATCTGTATTGAGACACAGTAGGCTTAGACTTCCTTTCCTTCAACTGCTCCTCATCTAAACCAGACTTAACCATCCACCAACCGATAAATCCTTGTAAACCTAGCAAAGCGGCCAACCCAAAGAGACGCTTGTTAACACGAGGTGATGTCTTTCTGGACACAGCAAAGTACACTGCAGGCAAGATGAAAACAGCACCAATAGCACGACCCCAGAGTCTGTGAATCCATTccatgaagaagataaactTGAACTCATCTAAAGTGATGTGAGAGTTCAACTGCTTGAATTCTGGAGATTCCTTATACTTTGTgaactcttcttcccattctttttgattcaaaGGTGGTAAAGTACCGGCAACAGGTTTCCATTCCGTAATGGACAAACCTGATTCGGTTAATCTGGTCAGACcaccaagaacaacaatacCGAACACAAGCGCAGAAGTACCAACTAACCAGTATCCAACCACTTTAGAAGAGTTTAGCAAAGGTTTGCTTCTGGAAGGTTTAGCACCTGCAGAAGAGTCACTAGATTCACCATTTTCTTTGGATGCAATTGTAGACTGTTTCAAGATAGCATTGGTATGGAATCTGGATACATTCACTGCAGGAATGACTCTCTTCAACCCTACTGATGGCCCTCCCTTTGTTGTACGAACCAAATTTGACAAAGAACGACTCGTAAAAGAGCGAGAAACACCGCGAAAGGCAGCTAACCCGCTACCTCTAAGAAGTACACTTCTGAACATCTTGTTTTCACTAAGCTTTATGGTCCTTATTCGTACTGCTAAAGTTCACTATAACCTTTTCTCGAGAGTGTTGAAGCTTATTGAAGAGTGCATcgttccattttttttttttatatatatgatttaTATCGTTTGGAATCAGCAAACAAGAAGTTAAGCGATGGGATGATTGGAAATACCgataaaatacaaaattGGGTAATTAGTTAAAGACATTGCTAAGTTTGctattcatattctttagTTGTAGATATTGATATAGAGATAGtgagatatatatacatgagACTTAACAGAATGTTAGTTTATGGACGTCAATGAGGTGGGGTGGGACACCATCTATTTAGAGTCCTTGGCTTTCTTTTCGTCgatcttcttgaactctTCAGCCCATACGGAGTTTCCGGTGTTCGTGTCaacatctttgaaaagcttTTGGAAGACGTCTTCGTACCAGTCTGCTGCTAGAGGTTCGAGTCCCTCCTTTACATTGTCTGGAAGTTCTGCCCAATCAGACAAATTGTCCTTAGGGAAGATGATGGTCTTTGCGCCTGATCTCTTAGCAGCCACAGCTTTTTCCCTCAAACCACCGATTCTTAAGACCTTACCAGTCAATGTTAGTTCACCTGTCATAGCTACGGTTGGGTCTAGTCCCCTGTTTAGGGCCAAGGAGAGGAAGGAGGAAGCCATTGTTACACCTGCAGATGGACCATCCTTTGGAGTGGCACCTTCTGGGCAATGTAAGTGGATCTTTGCTAATTCGAAGAATCTGTTCTCGGGGAATCTCTTGGCCAAGAACATCTTAGAAAATGAGTATGCTAGTCTGGAGGACTCTTTCATGACGTCCCCAAGTTGGCCAGTACGCTCCAAAGATGGTTGCGAGGAGTGTAATAGAGGTTGCTCTAAAACACTCTCGACATACATGGCGCATCCTCCCATACTTGTCCAAGCGAGCCCCATAACCACACCTGGTGGTGTAGTTTCGTAGAGTCTATCAGTGGTAAAGATTGGAGGGCCAACATAGTCCTTCAAATTGTTTTCGTCAATAGTAACTGCGACTGACTCTGGTACTTCCAAAGAAGTCTCattatcacgtgacttttCGGTCTTGATTACTTCATTCTCCTCAGTAGTTGATTCGACGGTGCTTTCAGACGACGTAGATTTGGCCTTGGACTTGGATTTAGCTTTGCTGGCGGCCTTGGTCTTAGATTCAGCGGAAGTATTCTTgctctcttcttcttcttctacagGTTTATCGTCGATGCTCAATTGCTTCACGACATTTAGAGCGGCCTTACGGTAAATCTTTTCGATATGCTTTTTCAAGGATCTGACACCACTTTCTCTGCAGTAATGTTTCATCAATGCAACAATGGCGTCTTCGGTAATGTTTACATTAGCATTATCCAAACCAGCAGATTTTTTGGCACTTGGAGATAGGTAATTTTCTGCAATCTTAACCTTTTCGTCTGCAACGTAACCGGTCAACTCGATAACTTCCATACGATCTAATAATGGTCTAGGGATCGTATCCAATGAGTTTGCGGTACACACGAATAGCACCTTAGATAAATCAATAGGAATATCCAAGTAATTATCTAAGAAACTATTGTTCTGTTCTGGATCCAACAACTCTAGTAAAGCAGCAGCGGGATCACCATGGATACCGCCATGTCCAAttttatcaatttcatcaatcaaaatcaatggATTTTGAGTTTGGCACTTCTTCAATGCTTGAATGATTCTACCAGGTAAAGCCCCGATATATGTTCTTCTGTGACCCTTGATTTCCGCAACGTCAGTCATACCACCAACAGAGAATCTGAAGAATTGTCTGTTCAAAGAACGAGCAATAGATTTACCAATAGAGGTTTTACCCACACCCGGTGGACCAACGAAACATATAATCTTACCGTCCACCTTACCTAAAAGTTTACCGACTGCGATAAATTCGAGGATACGATCTTTAACATCCTTCATACCATAATGATCTTCATCTAAAATCTTTTTCGCCTTTGGTATGCTGTATTGTTCTTTGGATGTGATACCCCAAGGCAAGGAAGTGATCCAATCCAAATAGTTTCTGATGACTCCGAACTCAGATTGTGAAGTTTCAAGAGTAGCCAATTTCGTTACTTCATCGTCAAACACTTTTTGGACTTGTTCTGGTAATTGCAACTTAGAGACACGTTCCTTGAAGGACTCAATTAACTTGTCACGGCCATCATCTATACCTAGTTCTCTTTTGATGCCCTTCAATTGTTCCATTAGGTAATACtctctttgtcttttttgGATCTTGGTTTCCACATCTTTAGAAATCTTATTCTGTAGTTCTGCGttcatcaattcttttttcaaaacagTCAAAGACTTTTCTAAACGTTGTTCAATGTCCAAAGATTCCAAGATATCTTGGagttcctcttcttcacctGCAGACACTGCAGCAGCGAAATCTGCCAACCTTGCtggttcttcaaatatatttGTAGTTGCTGACTGAATAGAAGCAGAGAACGTGGCGATCTGCTCTCTGAACATGGTGTTTAATTGAGAGATCTCTTTGAACACCTTCAAGATTTCAGAAGTCAAGGCATTGATAACGGGAGAATTTGGGTTGAAAGTTTTATCGGCCAAATTCGATACATTGACAAGTGAAACATcgtacttcttcaagaaggCTGTCAAgttctcatcatcatcgtcttcttcttcttcttcaaactcCCTTACGTTATCCATCTTTTGTAAAGAAGCCTTCACAACCTCTTGATCCACTTCTTTCGTATCTTGGCTTTCAACACCTTCTGCACCCTCTTTTGAAACAGAATCATTTACTTCTTCACCTGAAGAAGGTGGTATCAATTCGTCTAACTTGATTCTTCTGTGTGGGTACAACAAAGCGGTCATGGTTTCGGCACCTGTTTTCTCGTCTTTGCTTGGGAAAGCGCTTGTCACTTGGGCAAACACACCAACATTATACACTTCATCCATACTGTGGATCACGTCCGTGTCCACGTTAGAGTCCTTGAGAAGGAAAGCACCGATATAAGGTTGTTGGCGGTCCGACATTTCCTTGATGGCCTTCATCACTCTTGGGTCCGAGATAACAACGGCTTTGTAAAATCCTGGGAATAGCGGCCTGCGAGATATTGGTAGCGCCATCACTTGTGGATAAACCTCGGGGAATGGCTGTTTTGAGTGTTTGCCAGGCTTTCCATTTCCACTACCACCAGACCCGGATCCAGACCCGGATCCAGACCCTGATCCCGATCCGGATGAACTGGCTCCAGCAACACCCTGAGATTCAATCTCCTCCGATTTATTAGTCGTTAACTCGCCTTCATTCTCACCAGGTTTTTCTGAATCCCTGTCATGCTccttttcttgatctttcTCAATCTCACTGCGCTTATCAGCCTCCGGAATGCCATTATCTTTACCCTTGTCGTCTTGCTTCATCTGAATGCTTTTCAGCCATTGTGATTCCAACTCCTCTAGCTTGCTTCTAGCAAGTGGATCGTTCATCTGTTTCCGATATTGCATCCAATGGTACGATTCGTCCTTGAACATCTTGGCCTGATTGGCCAAGCTATGTTGCAACCGGATCGTTCCATACCCGCTTCCAATTCGTAATCTAATAGCTCCTCCAAGGCGAACTTGCGCACTACCGCGTACTAGACAACGTCTACTGCTCCTTAACATATTTTCCACACCTCCTACTTCGATAGTACGGTTCTTACTGATAATTCGCCCAGCAAAGACGCCTTACAG is from Kluyveromyces marxianus DMKU3-1042 DNA, complete genome, chromosome 2 and encodes:
- the COX15 gene encoding Cox15p, coding for MFRSVLLRGSGLAAFRGVSRSFTSRSLSNLVRTTKGGPSVGLKRVIPAVNVSRFHTNAILKQSTIASKENGESSDSSAGAKPSRSKPLLNSSKVVGYWLVGTSALVFGIVVLGGLTRLTESGLSITEWKPVAGTLPPLNQKEWEEEFTKYKESPEFKQLNSHITLDEFKFIFFMEWIHRLWGRAIGAVFILPAVYFAVSRKTSPRVNKRLFGLAALLGLQGFIGWWMVKSGLDEEQLKERKSKPTVSQYRLTTHLGTAFLLYMGMMWTGLEILREAKWVKKPSEALVLFSKLDNPMLTPLRRSAFGLLALTFVTAMSGGLVAGLDAGLIYNTFPKMGEDWTPSKRELMDENFARKEDKSDLVWRNMLENPATVQLNHRILAITTFFTVFAFHMYCNKNKAIIPKNVVHTGHALMGLVTLQAALGISTLIYLVPIPLASAHQAGALALLTGALVFASQLRKPRAAIKILTAGLYTQQQKAGSKILSEASKLTK
- the PIM1 gene encoding ATP-dependent Lon protease PIM1 — translated: MFKDESYHWMQYRKQMNDPLARSKLEELESQWLKSIQMKQDDKGKDNGIPEADKRSEIEKDQEKEHDRDSEKPGENEGELTTNKSEEIESQGVAGASSSGSGSGSGSGSGSGSGGSGNGKPGKHSKQPFPEVYPQVMALPISRRPLFPGFYKAVVISDPRVMKAIKEMSDRQQPYIGAFLLKDSNVDTDVIHSMDEVYNVGVFAQVTSAFPSKDEKTGAETMTALLYPHRRIKLDELIPPSSGEEVNDSVSKEGAEGVESQDTKEVDQEVVKASLQKMDNVREFEEEEEDDDDENLTAFLKKYDVSLVNVSNLADKTFNPNSPVINALTSEILKVFKEISQLNTMFREQIATFSASIQSATTNIFEEPARLADFAAAVSAGEEEELQDILESLDIEQRLEKSLTVLKKELMNAELQNKISKDVETKIQKRQREYYLMEQLKGIKRELGIDDGRDKLIESFKERVSKLQLPEQVQKVFDDEVTKLATLETSQSEFGVIRNYLDWITSLPWGITSKEQYSIPKAKKILDEDHYGMKDVKDRILEFIAVGKLLGKVDGKIICFVGPPGVGKTSIGKSIARSLNRQFFRFSVGGMTDVAEIKGHRRTYIGALPGRIIQALKKCQTQNPLILIDEIDKIGHGGIHGDPAAALLELLDPEQNNSFLDNYLDIPIDLSKVLFVCTANSLDTIPRPLLDRMEVIELTGYVADEKVKIAENYLSPSAKKSAGLDNANVNITEDAIVALMKHYCRESGVRSLKKHIEKIYRKAALNVVKQLSIDDKPVEEEEESKNTSAESKTKAASKAKSKSKAKSTSSESTVESTTEENEVIKTEKSRDNETSLEVPESVAVTIDENNLKDYVGPPIFTTDRLYETTPPGVVMGLAWTSMGGCAMYVESVLEQPLLHSSQPSLERTGQLGDVMKESSRLAYSFSKMFLAKRFPENRFFELAKIHLHCPEGATPKDGPSAGVTMASSFLSLALNRGLDPTVAMTGELTLTGKVLRIGGLREKAVAAKRSGAKTIIFPKDNLSDWAELPDNVKEGLEPLAADWYEDVFQKLFKDVDTNTGNSVWAEEFKKIDEKKAKDSK